A single genomic interval of Plantibacter sp. Leaf314 harbors:
- a CDS encoding Gfo/Idh/MocA family protein — MTPGHIAVIGTGAMGQAHVRALAGLGAADRIAYLCSARSPRPMPEAPGARLTTSVDEVLHDASVDIVVVCTPTDTHRDLAVRALRAGKHVLLEKPIALELADAHAILRAAEEAGRILMVAHVVRFFGGYEAIDDAVRAGAVGTPLAVTAERLSAPAPPSPWWQDERRSGGPLVDFAIHDFDQLNRLLGTPRAVSSRRTGSDRPIETTVEYADGGIGRVLTSMDLPPAFGFSSAIEVLGSTGLLAHRFVGASPTHRAPLSIEALGSATPSRPYELDETDPYQRQMASFLDCVERDVEPVRVTGPSAIAALAVALAAKTSLDTGTPVQLAEPTDG; from the coding sequence ATGACGCCGGGGCACATCGCCGTCATCGGCACCGGCGCCATGGGGCAGGCGCACGTCCGCGCCCTCGCCGGACTCGGCGCAGCCGACCGGATCGCCTACCTATGCTCGGCGCGCTCTCCGAGGCCCATGCCCGAAGCACCGGGCGCGCGGCTGACGACCTCCGTCGACGAGGTGCTCCACGACGCCTCGGTCGACATCGTCGTCGTCTGCACGCCGACCGACACCCACCGGGACCTCGCGGTCCGCGCGCTCCGAGCCGGCAAGCACGTGCTGCTGGAGAAACCCATCGCCCTCGAACTCGCCGACGCCCACGCGATCCTCCGTGCCGCCGAGGAGGCTGGACGCATCCTCATGGTCGCGCACGTCGTCAGGTTCTTCGGCGGGTACGAGGCGATCGACGACGCCGTGCGCGCCGGCGCCGTCGGCACGCCCCTCGCGGTCACGGCCGAACGATTGAGCGCCCCCGCTCCCCCGTCCCCGTGGTGGCAGGACGAGCGACGCTCCGGCGGCCCGTTGGTGGACTTCGCGATCCACGACTTCGACCAGCTGAACCGGCTCCTCGGCACGCCGCGTGCCGTCTCGAGCCGCCGGACCGGCTCAGACCGACCGATCGAGACGACCGTCGAGTACGCCGACGGCGGCATCGGGCGCGTCCTGACGTCGATGGACCTCCCGCCCGCCTTCGGGTTCAGCTCGGCCATCGAAGTACTCGGCAGCACCGGCCTCCTCGCGCACCGCTTCGTGGGCGCGTCCCCGACGCATCGCGCACCCCTCTCGATCGAGGCGCTCGGTTCCGCGACGCCGAGTCGGCCGTACGAGCTCGACGAGACCGACCCCTATCAGCGACAGATGGCCTCGTTCCTCGACTGCGTCGAGCGAGACGTCGAACCGGTGCGGGTGACCGGGCCGAGCGCGATCGCGGCGCTCGCCGTCGCTCTCGCGGCGAAAACCTCATTGGACACCGGGACACCGGTGCAGCTCGCCGAGCCCACCGACGGCTGA
- a CDS encoding N-acetylglucosamine kinase — protein sequence MMKTTLAVDAGGTSSRAALVDASARRLGSGRAGGGNPTSSGVDAAAAQIALAVRAALDQAGSTPSGPAVETGSPVVITQAGLVSDAYRRALDAHLSPLGLGPVVIEPDLLGMYGSGSASPDGIVLVAGTGSVAGRIRDRRVVREVGGAGWLLGDGGSGFWIARRVIRAVAADLDDIGPRTALTPLLCRMIGITPETTTSDHAHRRRSSALDALIRSVNDGPPIAIARLAPLAFLATDDEVAVAILDAAVDRLTLLVERVADPGSEDHDAALVVGGSVLVDGLLPAVGSARDRLSAAAAGARLVPVADGLVGAAALGLRMLGEDVDDATLGRLRDDLAAGATR from the coding sequence ATGATGAAAACAACACTGGCGGTCGATGCCGGCGGCACCTCGTCCCGCGCGGCGCTCGTCGACGCCTCGGCCCGGCGCCTCGGCTCCGGGCGGGCGGGCGGCGGGAATCCGACCTCGTCGGGCGTCGACGCCGCTGCCGCGCAGATCGCCCTCGCGGTCCGTGCCGCGCTCGACCAGGCCGGGAGCACGCCGTCCGGCCCGGCCGTCGAGACCGGGTCGCCCGTGGTGATCACGCAGGCGGGACTGGTGTCCGACGCCTACCGGCGGGCCCTCGACGCGCACCTCAGCCCGCTCGGACTCGGACCGGTCGTCATCGAACCGGATCTCCTGGGCATGTACGGATCCGGCTCGGCGTCTCCCGACGGCATCGTCCTCGTCGCGGGCACCGGGAGCGTCGCCGGACGGATCAGGGACCGCCGGGTCGTCCGCGAGGTCGGTGGCGCCGGGTGGCTCCTCGGCGACGGCGGCTCCGGGTTCTGGATCGCCCGTCGGGTGATCCGCGCGGTCGCCGCCGACCTGGACGACATCGGACCGAGGACCGCGCTCACCCCGTTGCTCTGCCGGATGATCGGCATCACACCGGAGACGACGACCTCCGACCACGCGCACCGTCGCCGATCGTCGGCGCTCGACGCGCTCATCCGGTCCGTGAACGACGGTCCGCCCATCGCCATCGCACGCCTCGCGCCGCTCGCCTTCCTGGCCACTGACGACGAGGTCGCGGTGGCGATCCTCGACGCCGCAGTAGACCGGTTGACGCTGCTCGTGGAGCGCGTCGCGGATCCGGGCTCGGAAGACCACGACGCCGCGCTCGTCGTCGGTGGGAGCGTCCTCGTGGACGGCCTCCTCCCGGCCGTCGGTTCTGCGAGGGACCGCCTGTCGGCCGCGGCCGCGGGAGCCCGACTCGTCCCGGTCGCCGACGGCCTCGTCGGCGCCGCGGCCCTCGGCCTCAGAATGCTGGGCGAGGACGTCGACGACGCGACGCTCGGTCGGCTGCGCGACGACCTGGCGGCGGGGGCGACCCGATGA
- a CDS encoding alpha-L-fucosidase, with the protein MTETNTTRPDAAWFDEARFGLFLHWGLYALPARHEWVQTREHLSAAHYERYREHFDPDRFDPRAWARQAKAAGFRYAVLTTKHHDGFCLWDSALTDFTSMHTPAGRDLVAEFVEAFRAEGLRIGFYHSLIDWHHPDFTVDGIHPLRNDPEALAANADRDWGRYRDYLHGQVRELLTGYGTVDYLFFDFSYSQGIEGLPGKGAADWGSEELVSMIRELQPDILINDRLELPGDVTTPEQYQPVETPVDADGGPLRWEACQTLNGSWGYDRDNLDYKSPELLLRMLVDSVSKNGNMLLNIGPTARGTIDPRAVERLEVLADWFALHERAIRGCGPSEFASPSDVRYTQRGDRLYVHVFAWPFVHLHLPGLGGRVRYAQLLSDGSEVPFQVHRPEHDLPNQHTQPKGLGPDTVTLHLPIGEPATPIPVIEIFLEPGTTGVATA; encoded by the coding sequence GTGACCGAGACCAACACCACCAGACCCGACGCCGCCTGGTTCGACGAGGCGAGATTCGGACTCTTCCTGCACTGGGGCCTGTACGCGCTCCCCGCCCGGCACGAATGGGTGCAGACGCGGGAACACCTGTCCGCCGCGCACTACGAGCGCTACCGCGAGCACTTCGACCCCGACCGCTTCGACCCGCGCGCCTGGGCCAGGCAGGCGAAGGCCGCCGGCTTCCGATACGCCGTCCTCACGACGAAGCACCACGACGGCTTCTGCCTCTGGGACTCGGCACTCACCGACTTCACCTCGATGCACACGCCCGCCGGCCGTGACCTCGTGGCCGAGTTCGTGGAGGCCTTCCGGGCCGAAGGGCTCCGCATCGGTTTCTACCACTCGCTGATCGACTGGCATCACCCCGACTTCACCGTCGACGGGATCCACCCGCTCCGGAACGACCCCGAAGCGCTCGCCGCCAACGCCGACCGCGACTGGGGCCGCTACCGCGATTACCTCCACGGTCAGGTGCGCGAACTCCTCACCGGGTACGGCACGGTCGACTACCTGTTCTTCGACTTCAGTTACTCGCAGGGCATCGAGGGACTGCCGGGCAAGGGTGCGGCGGACTGGGGATCCGAGGAACTCGTCTCGATGATCCGCGAGCTGCAGCCGGACATCCTCATCAACGACCGACTGGAGCTCCCGGGTGATGTCACCACTCCGGAGCAGTACCAACCCGTCGAGACACCGGTCGACGCGGACGGTGGACCGCTCCGCTGGGAGGCCTGCCAGACGTTGAACGGGAGCTGGGGGTACGACCGGGACAACCTCGACTACAAGTCACCGGAACTCCTCCTGCGGATGCTCGTCGACTCCGTCTCGAAGAACGGCAACATGCTCCTGAACATCGGACCGACGGCCCGCGGGACGATCGATCCTCGGGCCGTCGAACGCCTGGAGGTGCTGGCCGACTGGTTCGCGCTGCACGAACGCGCGATCCGCGGGTGCGGTCCGTCAGAGTTCGCGAGCCCGTCCGATGTCCGGTACACCCAGCGCGGTGACCGCCTCTACGTGCACGTCTTCGCCTGGCCGTTCGTGCATCTGCACCTGCCGGGACTCGGCGGCAGGGTGCGCTACGCACAACTCCTGTCGGACGGCTCCGAGGTCCCCTTCCAGGTGCATCGACCGGAGCACGACCTGCCGAACCAGCACACCCAGCCGAAGGGGCTCGGTCCGGACACGGTGACGCTGCATCTCCCGATCGGCGAACCCGCCACCCCGATCCCCGTCATCGAGATCTTCCTCGAGCCGGGCACGACCGGAGTGGCAACGGCCTGA
- the ilvC gene encoding ketol-acid reductoisomerase → MTEIFYDQDADLSLIQGKKVAVIGYGSQGHAHALNLRDSGVEVVVGLKDGSKSAAKAEEQGFTVKNVADASAWADVIVILAPDQFQRTIFAESIKDQLAPGKALVFGHGFNIRFGYIEAPEGVDIFMVAPKGPGHTVRREYEAGRGVPVIVAVEKDETGSAWALAWSYAKAIGGLRAGGIKTTFTEETETDLFGEQAVLCGGVSQLIQYGFETLTEAGYQPQIAYFEVLHELKLIVDLIWEGGIAKQRWSVSDTAEYGDYVSGPRVIDPSVKTNMQAVLKDIQDGTFAKRFIEDQDAGAPEFLELRKKGEDHPIEATGRELRKLFAWNASNDDDYVDGSVAR, encoded by the coding sequence GTGACTGAGATTTTCTACGACCAGGACGCAGACCTGTCGCTCATCCAGGGCAAGAAGGTTGCCGTGATCGGCTACGGCTCGCAGGGGCACGCACACGCGCTCAACCTCCGCGACTCCGGTGTCGAGGTCGTCGTCGGCCTGAAGGACGGCTCCAAGTCGGCCGCCAAGGCTGAGGAGCAGGGCTTCACCGTCAAGAACGTGGCCGACGCCTCCGCATGGGCCGACGTCATCGTGATCCTCGCGCCGGACCAGTTCCAGCGCACGATCTTCGCCGAGTCGATCAAGGACCAGCTCGCACCGGGCAAGGCCCTCGTCTTCGGCCACGGCTTCAACATCCGCTTCGGATATATCGAGGCTCCCGAGGGCGTCGACATCTTCATGGTCGCCCCGAAGGGCCCGGGTCACACCGTGCGTCGCGAGTACGAGGCCGGCCGTGGCGTCCCCGTCATCGTGGCCGTCGAGAAGGACGAGACCGGCAGCGCCTGGGCGCTCGCCTGGTCCTACGCCAAGGCGATCGGCGGCCTGCGTGCCGGCGGCATCAAGACCACCTTCACCGAGGAGACCGAGACCGACCTGTTCGGCGAGCAGGCCGTCCTCTGCGGCGGTGTCTCGCAGCTGATCCAGTACGGCTTCGAGACCCTGACCGAGGCCGGCTACCAGCCGCAGATCGCGTACTTCGAGGTGCTCCACGAGCTGAAGCTCATCGTCGACCTCATCTGGGAGGGCGGCATCGCCAAGCAGCGCTGGAGCGTCTCCGACACGGCCGAGTACGGCGACTACGTCTCCGGCCCGCGGGTCATCGACCCGAGTGTTAAGACCAACATGCAGGCGGTCCTCAAGGACATCCAGGACGGCACCTTCGCGAAGCGCTTCATCGAGGACCAGGACGCCGGCGCGCCCGAGTTCCTCGAGCTGCGTAAGAAGGGTGAGGACCACCCGATCGAGGCCACCGGTCGCGAGCTGCGGAAGCTCTTCGCGTGGAACGCCTCGAACGACGACGACTACGTCGACGGCAGCGTCGCCCGCTAG
- the ilvN gene encoding acetolactate synthase small subunit, which produces MSSHVLSLLVEDKPGLLTRVAGLFARRGFNIESLAVGHSEIEGLSRITVVVDVEELPLEQVTKQLNKLINVIKIVELDPAQSVQREHLLIKVRVDNSTRSQVLEAVNLFRARVVDVATDALVIEVTGDSGKTTAFLKVLEPYGIKEIAQSGLLAIGRGSKSITERVFKN; this is translated from the coding sequence ATGAGCAGCCACGTCCTGAGCCTCCTCGTCGAGGACAAGCCCGGTCTGCTGACCCGCGTCGCCGGGCTGTTCGCCCGCCGGGGCTTCAACATCGAGAGCCTCGCCGTCGGTCACAGCGAGATCGAGGGTCTGTCCAGGATCACGGTCGTCGTCGACGTCGAGGAGCTCCCGCTCGAACAGGTGACGAAGCAGCTCAACAAGCTCATCAACGTCATCAAGATCGTGGAACTCGATCCGGCGCAGTCCGTCCAGCGCGAGCACCTGCTGATCAAGGTCCGCGTCGACAACTCCACCCGTTCCCAGGTGCTCGAGGCCGTCAACCTGTTCCGCGCCCGCGTCGTCGACGTGGCCACGGATGCGCTCGTCATCGAGGTCACGGGTGACTCGGGGAAGACGACGGCCTTCCTCAAGGTGCTCGAGCCCTACGGCATCAAGGAGATCGCCCAGTCGGGCCTCCTCGCCATCGGGCGCGGGTCCAAGTCCATCACCGAACGCGTCTTCAAGAACTAG
- a CDS encoding MurR/RpiR family transcriptional regulator produces MTVSVRTDPPVEHATGVTNRIRSRMPEMSGVMLRIADYLLENPDAPLTLTIGELAAETGVSAATITRFCRIIGYTGYAPFRVDLAKDFGRSTARDSWRTDIGRAFGPDDSAPDVLSTLLNAHTRTLRETAEVIDLDVMLEIAGAIARSRNVDIYGVGGSAMLADEMQARLYRIGISTHAWSEVHAGLTSAAIQGPDTVALGISNTGRTEETIQMLRQAGRAGALTVAISNNPDSPLVAESALAIITSAHERFLQPDDLSAKHGQLFVLDLLYLFVAQQNFERTTKRLAASALAVAPHRRPTRAGALSETPSPVGV; encoded by the coding sequence ATGACTGTTTCCGTCCGCACCGACCCACCGGTCGAGCACGCCACCGGCGTGACCAACCGGATTCGGTCGCGGATGCCGGAGATGTCCGGGGTCATGCTGCGGATCGCGGACTACCTCCTGGAGAACCCCGACGCCCCCCTCACCCTCACGATCGGTGAACTCGCCGCCGAAACCGGCGTCTCCGCGGCGACCATCACCCGCTTCTGCCGCATCATCGGGTACACGGGGTACGCGCCGTTCCGGGTCGACCTCGCGAAGGACTTCGGTCGCAGCACGGCCCGCGACTCCTGGCGCACCGACATCGGTCGGGCGTTCGGTCCCGACGATTCGGCGCCCGACGTCCTGAGCACCCTGCTCAACGCCCACACGCGGACGCTGCGCGAGACCGCCGAGGTGATCGACCTCGACGTCATGCTCGAGATCGCCGGAGCGATCGCGAGGAGCCGGAACGTCGACATCTACGGTGTCGGCGGGAGTGCGATGCTCGCCGACGAGATGCAGGCGAGGCTCTACCGGATCGGCATCAGCACGCACGCCTGGTCGGAGGTGCACGCGGGCCTCACGAGCGCGGCGATCCAGGGACCCGACACGGTCGCCCTCGGTATCAGCAACACCGGACGCACCGAGGAGACCATCCAGATGCTCCGCCAGGCCGGCCGCGCCGGCGCGCTCACCGTGGCGATCAGCAACAACCCGGATTCCCCGCTCGTGGCCGAGTCGGCCCTGGCCATCATCACCTCGGCCCACGAACGGTTCCTCCAGCCGGACGACCTCTCCGCCAAGCACGGCCAGCTGTTCGTCCTCGACCTGCTCTACCTGTTCGTCGCCCAGCAGAACTTCGAACGCACGACCAAGCGCCTCGCGGCCTCCGCGCTCGCGGTCGCCCCCCACCGCCGACCGACGAGGGCCGGAGCCCTCTCCGAGACCCCGTCGCCCGTTGGCGTCTGA
- a CDS encoding sugar isomerase domain-containing protein — MSTASTTSWTDHLDQYTEEVTSRIADITRAARSGELDPAIDLLITALDQGAVIQAFGTGHSEAFAMEIAGRAGGLIPTNKIALRDVVLRGDRSVDDLGGAALERSGDVAAELFAISPVGPGDVFIIASNSGVNGSIVGLALLAKEHGHPVIAVTSLEHTSRVEPKHPSGLRLSEVADVVLDNRAPFGDATIEVQDGVPVGAVSSITAAYLAQLLTIGVATRIAATGETPPLYISANIPGGDEHNGVLEDRYRGRIRRDA; from the coding sequence ATGAGCACCGCATCCACCACGAGCTGGACGGATCACCTCGACCAGTACACCGAGGAGGTCACCTCGCGTATCGCCGACATCACCCGGGCGGCGCGGTCCGGCGAGCTCGACCCCGCGATCGACCTCCTGATCACGGCGCTCGACCAGGGCGCGGTCATCCAGGCGTTCGGTACCGGCCACTCCGAGGCCTTCGCGATGGAGATCGCCGGCCGTGCGGGCGGGCTGATCCCGACGAACAAGATCGCCCTGCGCGACGTCGTCCTGCGCGGCGACCGGTCCGTCGACGACCTCGGTGGTGCCGCACTGGAACGCAGCGGCGACGTCGCGGCGGAACTGTTCGCGATCTCCCCCGTGGGGCCGGGCGACGTGTTCATCATCGCCTCGAACTCCGGCGTCAACGGGTCGATCGTGGGGCTCGCCCTGCTCGCGAAGGAGCACGGCCACCCCGTCATCGCGGTCACCTCGCTCGAGCACACCTCGCGCGTCGAGCCCAAGCACCCGAGCGGACTGCGGCTCTCCGAGGTCGCCGACGTCGTCCTCGACAACCGCGCCCCCTTCGGGGACGCGACCATCGAGGTCCAGGACGGCGTCCCGGTCGGCGCGGTCTCCTCGATCACGGCCGCGTACCTCGCGCAACTCCTCACCATCGGCGTCGCGACCAGGATCGCGGCGACCGGCGAGACCCCACCGCTCTACATCTCGGCCAACATCCCAGGCGGCGACGAGCACAACGGTGTGCTCGAGGACCGTTACCGAGGCCGGATCCGACGTGACGCCTGA
- a CDS encoding acetolactate synthase large subunit, whose translation MPTESQPVPHPRTPAAAAAPEILTGAQAIVRSLELLGVTDIFGLPGGAILPTYDPLMDSTKLRHILVRHEQGAGHAAEGYAAAGGGIGVCIATSGPGATNLVTAIADAYMDSVPMVAITGQVFSTLMGTDAFQEADIVGITMPITKHSFLVKTPEDVPAAIAAAYEIAGTGRPGPVLVDITKDAQQAEAPFIWPPKVDLPGYRPVTKAHGKQIQAAAQLLVNAKKPVLYVGGGVIRSKASEELLALAEAVGAPVVTTLMARGAFPDSHHQHLGMPGMHGTVPAVLALQESDLLVSLGARFDDRVTGKASLFAPNAKVVHVDVDPAEISKIRIADVPIVGDAKDVIVDLQSAFEAASREVTPDITEWWAYLDGLREEFPLGYAAPTDGLLAPQHVISRIGELTGPEGVFASGVGQHQMWAAQFIKYERPNSWLNSGGAGTMGYSVPAAMGAKVAQPDRHVWAIDGDGCFQMTNQELATCTINNIPIKVAIINNSSLGMVRQWQTLFYDGRYSNTDLNTGHDTIRIPDFVKLAEAYGCLAIRVTKEEEVDAAIKLALETNDRPVVIDFVVSADAMVWPMVPQGVSNSYVQYAKDHSPSFDEEA comes from the coding sequence ATGCCCACGGAGTCCCAACCCGTGCCTCACCCCAGAACACCGGCGGCCGCGGCTGCCCCGGAGATCCTGACCGGAGCGCAGGCGATCGTCCGATCGCTCGAGCTGCTCGGGGTCACCGACATCTTCGGACTGCCCGGCGGAGCGATCCTGCCGACGTACGACCCGCTGATGGACTCGACGAAACTCCGTCACATCCTCGTCCGGCACGAGCAGGGTGCCGGCCACGCGGCCGAAGGCTACGCCGCGGCCGGTGGCGGGATCGGCGTCTGCATCGCGACGTCCGGTCCTGGCGCGACGAACCTCGTCACCGCCATCGCCGACGCCTACATGGACTCGGTGCCCATGGTCGCGATCACCGGTCAGGTGTTCTCGACGCTCATGGGCACGGACGCGTTCCAGGAGGCGGACATCGTCGGCATCACCATGCCGATCACGAAGCACTCCTTCCTCGTGAAGACGCCGGAGGACGTTCCTGCCGCCATCGCGGCGGCGTACGAGATCGCCGGGACGGGCCGTCCCGGTCCGGTGCTCGTCGACATCACCAAGGACGCCCAGCAGGCCGAGGCGCCGTTCATCTGGCCGCCGAAGGTCGACCTTCCGGGCTACCGTCCGGTGACGAAGGCGCACGGCAAGCAGATCCAGGCAGCAGCACAGCTCCTGGTGAACGCGAAGAAGCCCGTTCTCTACGTCGGTGGCGGTGTCATCCGGTCGAAGGCCTCGGAAGAACTGCTCGCCCTGGCCGAAGCCGTCGGCGCGCCGGTCGTCACGACCCTCATGGCCCGCGGAGCGTTCCCGGACTCCCACCACCAGCACCTCGGCATGCCCGGCATGCACGGCACCGTCCCCGCCGTGCTCGCCCTGCAGGAGTCCGATCTGCTCGTGTCCCTCGGCGCTCGCTTCGACGACCGCGTGACCGGGAAGGCCTCGCTGTTCGCACCGAACGCGAAGGTCGTCCACGTCGACGTCGATCCCGCCGAGATCTCGAAGATCCGTATCGCGGACGTCCCGATCGTCGGCGACGCGAAGGACGTCATCGTCGACCTGCAGTCGGCCTTCGAAGCAGCCTCCCGCGAGGTCACGCCAGACATCACCGAGTGGTGGGCGTACCTCGACGGTCTCCGCGAGGAGTTCCCGCTCGGCTACGCCGCACCCACCGACGGCCTGCTGGCCCCGCAGCACGTGATCTCCCGCATCGGTGAGCTCACCGGACCGGAGGGTGTGTTCGCCTCCGGTGTGGGGCAGCACCAGATGTGGGCCGCCCAGTTCATCAAGTACGAGCGCCCGAACTCCTGGCTCAACTCCGGCGGCGCCGGAACCATGGGGTACTCGGTCCCGGCCGCCATGGGCGCCAAGGTGGCCCAGCCCGACCGCCACGTGTGGGCGATCGACGGCGACGGTTGCTTCCAGATGACGAACCAGGAGCTCGCGACCTGCACGATCAACAACATCCCGATCAAGGTCGCGATCATCAACAACTCCTCGCTCGGCATGGTCCGCCAGTGGCAGACGCTCTTCTACGACGGCCGGTACTCCAACACCGACCTCAACACCGGACACGACACCATCCGCATCCCCGACTTCGTCAAGCTGGCGGAGGCCTACGGCTGCCTCGCGATCCGTGTGACGAAGGAGGAGGAGGTCGATGCGGCCATCAAGCTCGCGCTCGAGACCAACGACCGCCCGGTCGTCATCGACTTCGTCGTGAGTGCCGACGCGATGGTGTGGCCGATGGTGCCGCAGGGCGTCAGCAACAGCTACGTCCAGTACGCCAAGGACCACAGTCCGTCGTTCGATGAGGAGGCCTGA
- the ngcE gene encoding N-acetylglucosamine/diacetylchitobiose ABC transporter substrate-binding protein encodes MDKQPATLQRRDFLRGALATAILLPLGGTLASCVGGGGGATTTGGPVTADNPFGMAANSTVDAVIFKGGYGIEYTEFAGKLVEKQQKGSTVKVTAATNIAQTLQPRFVAGNPPDVIDNSGAGLIGINTIREQLADLTDVIEAKNYEGKVIKDTLYPGVVEPGTFDGKFVQLNYVLTVYAVWYSAALFEANGWTPPKTWAEALDLGAKAKEQGKYLFGWGTEAATYYLTMAIASAIKEGGDEVRLALENLEADCWSKPAVQDVLKGLKAIIDAGYVKPGGAGTQFTAAQAQWSNSEDFILYPSGGWIENEMKTQTKDGFKMTGAPEPTVSADSALPYSALHSTAGEGFIVPSQGKNVGGGKEFLRSMLSNDAAVNFAKTTFSSTIVKDTIPEDGFGSTALVSQVKMLNDAGTDVFSWSFIDLYGLNTDLLVLWNTFLQGGSDVATLTKGMQDISDKVRNDDSVDKVTVK; translated from the coding sequence ATGGACAAGCAGCCAGCAACGCTCCAACGCCGCGATTTCCTCCGAGGGGCACTCGCGACCGCGATCCTCCTCCCGCTCGGCGGGACGCTCGCGTCCTGTGTCGGCGGTGGAGGCGGGGCGACCACCACCGGCGGACCGGTCACGGCCGACAACCCGTTCGGCATGGCAGCCAACTCGACGGTCGACGCCGTCATCTTCAAGGGCGGGTACGGCATCGAGTACACCGAGTTCGCCGGCAAGCTCGTCGAGAAGCAGCAGAAGGGCTCGACCGTCAAGGTCACGGCGGCGACGAACATCGCCCAGACCCTCCAGCCGCGGTTCGTCGCAGGCAACCCGCCGGACGTCATCGACAACAGCGGTGCCGGCCTCATCGGCATCAACACCATCCGCGAGCAGCTCGCCGACCTGACGGACGTCATCGAGGCGAAGAACTACGAGGGCAAGGTCATCAAGGACACCCTCTACCCGGGTGTCGTCGAGCCGGGCACCTTCGACGGCAAGTTCGTGCAGTTGAACTACGTGTTGACGGTCTACGCGGTCTGGTACTCGGCGGCGCTCTTCGAGGCGAACGGCTGGACGCCCCCGAAGACGTGGGCGGAGGCGCTCGACCTCGGCGCGAAGGCCAAGGAGCAGGGCAAGTACCTGTTCGGCTGGGGCACCGAGGCGGCCACCTACTACCTGACGATGGCGATCGCCTCGGCGATCAAGGAGGGCGGCGACGAGGTCCGTCTGGCGCTCGAGAACCTCGAGGCGGACTGCTGGTCGAAGCCGGCCGTCCAGGACGTGCTCAAGGGCCTCAAGGCGATCATCGACGCCGGGTACGTCAAGCCCGGTGGCGCCGGAACGCAGTTCACCGCGGCGCAGGCGCAGTGGAGCAACTCGGAGGACTTCATCCTCTACCCCTCGGGCGGTTGGATCGAGAACGAGATGAAGACCCAGACGAAGGACGGCTTCAAGATGACCGGCGCGCCCGAGCCGACGGTCTCCGCCGACTCCGCTCTGCCGTACTCGGCGCTGCACAGCACGGCCGGTGAAGGGTTCATCGTCCCGTCGCAGGGCAAGAACGTCGGCGGTGGCAAGGAGTTCCTGCGGTCCATGCTCTCCAACGACGCTGCGGTCAACTTCGCGAAGACGACCTTCTCGTCGACCATCGTGAAGGACACGATCCCCGAGGACGGCTTCGGTTCGACGGCGCTCGTGTCCCAGGTGAAGATGCTGAACGACGCCGGCACCGATGTGTTCTCCTGGAGCTTCATCGACCTCTACGGGCTCAACACGGACCTCCTCGTCCTCTGGAACACGTTCCTCCAGGGTGGTTCCGACGTCGCCACGCTCACCAAGGGCATGCAGGACATCTCCGACAAGGTCCGCAACGACGACTCCGTGGACAAGGTCACCGTCAAATGA